A window from Bdellovibrionales bacterium encodes these proteins:
- a CDS encoding TIGR02147 family protein yields MKTQRPDIFAYHDHLAFLKDWVAYLKATQSRFSLRSLAKAAGLASGYLPMVLNGTRPISAAALAKMIPHLNLNANEQSFLDCLLVLGTSDSHDARVMALERMKKFSQFRSHNERETAAYQYLTHWYYVAIREMATLKGFKDDPEWIQEQLRFQVSLKEVKDTLEFLFKYKFLERSKNGKILAPTEALNCQGGIYRVGLSHFHREIMRLAGEAIDKVPREERNIMGHTCSLSEKNFLKARAIAEEAIQKIQALTATEQDGETVYHMEVALFPLTQKQNGSKS; encoded by the coding sequence GTGAAAACGCAACGACCAGATATTTTCGCATACCACGATCATCTGGCATTTTTGAAGGACTGGGTGGCTTATTTAAAAGCCACTCAATCTCGTTTTTCGTTGCGTTCACTGGCGAAGGCCGCAGGTCTTGCGTCGGGATACTTGCCGATGGTTTTGAATGGCACTCGCCCGATTTCGGCCGCAGCTTTAGCGAAAATGATTCCACACTTGAACTTGAATGCAAACGAGCAATCTTTCTTGGATTGTTTACTGGTCCTGGGAACGTCGGATTCCCACGATGCTCGAGTGATGGCGCTCGAGCGTATGAAAAAGTTCAGCCAGTTCCGCTCTCATAACGAGCGTGAAACGGCGGCTTATCAGTACTTGACCCATTGGTATTATGTCGCAATCCGTGAAATGGCGACGCTCAAAGGTTTTAAAGATGATCCAGAATGGATTCAAGAGCAGCTACGCTTTCAAGTATCGCTGAAAGAAGTAAAGGACACGCTGGAGTTTTTATTCAAATACAAATTCCTCGAGCGGAGTAAGAACGGCAAGATCCTGGCTCCGACAGAAGCCTTGAATTGCCAAGGTGGCATCTATCGAGTGGGACTGTCGCACTTTCATCGGGAAATCATGCGACTGGCCGGCGAGGCCATTGACAAAGTTCCTCGCGAGGAACGCAATATTATGGGGCATACGTGTTCTCTGAGTGAAAAGAATTTTCTGAAAGCCCGCGCGATTGCCGAGGAAGCGATTCAAAAAATCCAGGCCCTCACTGCGACGGAGCAAGATGGAGAAACAGTTTATCATATGGAAGTGGCTTTGTTTCCGCTGACGCAAAAGCAAAATGGGAGTAAGTCATGA
- a CDS encoding DUF3299 domain-containing protein, whose protein sequence is MKKWMIACGILVLSVVIGALAFHRFGGGAKGGGVEVDWRLLGTMDYVSGKAGSELEALNGREIKIPGFMVPLEDSQKAVTEFLLVPSPQACIHVPAPPPNQMVYVKMRAGTEVAFGPIWVYGTLNLVTKKSMYGEASFELVGDSIEPYR, encoded by the coding sequence ATGAAAAAGTGGATGATCGCGTGCGGAATACTAGTGCTTTCTGTGGTTATTGGAGCTTTGGCTTTCCATCGTTTCGGTGGCGGAGCTAAAGGCGGCGGAGTCGAGGTCGACTGGCGTTTGCTCGGAACCATGGACTATGTCAGCGGCAAAGCGGGTTCGGAGCTTGAGGCCCTGAACGGTCGCGAGATCAAAATCCCGGGTTTCATGGTGCCCCTCGAAGACAGCCAGAAGGCCGTGACCGAGTTTTTGCTCGTGCCAAGCCCGCAGGCTTGTATTCATGTTCCGGCACCTCCGCCGAATCAAATGGTCTATGTCAAAATGCGCGCAGGAACTGAAGTGGCGTTTGGCCCGATCTGGGTCTATGGCACTTTGAACCTGGTCACGAAAAAATCCATGTACGGTGAAGCCTCTTTCGAACTCGTCGGGGATAGCATTGAACCCTATAGGTAA
- a CDS encoding histidine--tRNA ligase, translating into MSTKFQRVRGTRDLLPEDNVKFRFVESTAHKLSLLYGYGEIETPIFEFSEVFHRTLGETSDVVSKETYTFADRGGDSITLRPEGTAGVARAFVSEGMAQNLPLKFYYSGPMFRYERPQKGRYRQFKQLGVECLGVDSPLADAECIAMAWDLLNQIGIAGKCHLELNTLGDNESRANYRDALVAYFSQHKEKLSADSKVRLEKNPLRILDSKDEGDRAIIANAPSLHDHLNETSKKFFDDLLKAIRSLGIPCEINQKLVRGLDYYCHTVFEFVTEELGAQGTVLAGGRYDGLIEMMGGPKTPGVGWAAGIDRLSDLVPAEKYQKHEALLAIIPADETGEAESLKVAHKLRSHGLKCEMIISGKMGKRFQKADKMGATHALVMGENEVKAHHIAVKDLKSGLQENLSADELIKKLKH; encoded by the coding sequence ATGAGTACGAAATTCCAGAGGGTCCGTGGGACTCGCGATTTGTTGCCAGAAGATAATGTTAAATTCCGTTTCGTGGAGTCCACAGCCCATAAGCTTTCTTTGCTCTACGGCTATGGCGAAATCGAAACGCCGATCTTTGAATTCTCTGAAGTCTTCCATCGTACTCTCGGCGAAACTTCCGACGTCGTCAGCAAAGAGACTTACACGTTTGCAGACCGAGGCGGCGATAGCATCACTCTTCGCCCTGAAGGGACTGCGGGTGTTGCGCGCGCGTTCGTGTCGGAAGGCATGGCGCAAAACTTGCCATTGAAGTTTTACTATTCAGGCCCGATGTTCCGCTACGAGCGCCCGCAAAAAGGCCGCTACCGCCAGTTCAAGCAACTCGGTGTTGAGTGCCTTGGCGTGGATTCCCCGCTCGCAGATGCTGAGTGCATTGCGATGGCTTGGGATTTGCTCAATCAAATCGGTATTGCCGGCAAATGCCACTTGGAGCTCAATACTTTGGGCGATAACGAAAGCCGCGCGAACTACCGCGATGCTTTGGTGGCTTACTTCAGCCAGCACAAAGAAAAGCTATCGGCTGACAGCAAAGTACGCCTTGAGAAAAATCCATTGCGTATTCTCGACTCTAAAGACGAAGGTGATCGCGCTATTATTGCCAATGCCCCGTCTTTGCACGATCACTTGAATGAAACTTCGAAAAAATTCTTCGATGATTTGCTGAAAGCCATTCGCTCATTGGGCATTCCGTGCGAGATCAATCAAAAACTCGTGCGCGGTTTGGATTACTATTGCCATACGGTTTTTGAATTCGTCACCGAAGAACTCGGCGCTCAAGGCACGGTTCTCGCTGGTGGACGCTATGACGGCCTCATCGAAATGATGGGTGGACCGAAAACTCCGGGCGTCGGCTGGGCTGCGGGTATAGACCGCCTTTCAGACCTCGTTCCTGCTGAGAAATATCAAAAGCACGAAGCCTTGCTCGCGATCATCCCAGCAGATGAGACCGGCGAAGCAGAATCTTTGAAAGTCGCACACAAACTTCGTTCACACGGTTTGAAATGCGAAATGATTATCTCAGGTAAAATGGGTAAGCGCTTCCAAAAGGCCGACAAGATGGGCGCCACACACGCGCTGGTCATGGGTGAAAACGAAGTCAAAGCCCACCATATCGCGGTCAAAGATTTGAAATCAGGCCTGCAAGAAAATCTCTCTGCAGACGAGCTGATTAAAAAACTCAAACACTAG
- a CDS encoding ABC transporter ATP-binding protein, which translates to MSKLIEVRNLQFRYANATHDTLQIPEFSVAKGERVYLYGPSGSGKTTLLEILAGILKAEQGEVKILGRDLTKLSEKERDHFRAEHLGYIFQSFNLIPYLSVQENIELPIHLSPSRKERLKGEDPVSVLRHLCTRLGIITLVDKKVTELSVGQQQRVAVARALFGRPEFILADEPTSSLDMDHREKFLELMFELCEQFGTTVLFVSHDRSIQHLFSRSVALDSINHAGKGK; encoded by the coding sequence ATGTCCAAACTCATCGAAGTCAGAAATCTCCAGTTCCGCTATGCGAACGCGACTCATGATACTTTGCAAATTCCTGAGTTCAGTGTCGCAAAAGGTGAACGCGTTTATCTCTATGGTCCGAGCGGCTCAGGGAAAACCACTCTTTTAGAAATTCTTGCCGGCATTTTAAAGGCCGAACAGGGCGAGGTCAAAATCCTCGGCCGTGATCTGACCAAGCTTTCTGAAAAAGAGCGCGATCATTTCCGCGCCGAGCATCTCGGTTATATTTTTCAGAGCTTCAATTTAATTCCTTACTTGAGCGTTCAAGAAAATATTGAGCTGCCAATTCATCTCAGTCCTTCACGCAAAGAACGCCTGAAAGGCGAAGACCCGGTATCGGTGCTTCGCCATCTGTGCACGCGTTTGGGAATCATCACTTTGGTTGATAAAAAAGTGACGGAGCTTAGCGTGGGACAGCAGCAGCGGGTCGCGGTGGCTCGCGCGCTCTTCGGCCGTCCGGAGTTTATTCTCGCCGATGAACCGACGTCGTCCCTTGATATGGATCATCGCGAGAAATTCCTCGAATTGATGTTTGAGCTGTGCGAGCAATTCGGGACGACCGTTTTGTTTGTGAGCCATGACCGCAGTATTCAGCATTTGTTCTCGCGCTCGGTGGCGTTGGATTCCATCAATCACGCCGGGAAGGGGAAGTAA
- a CDS encoding ABC transporter permease produces the protein MVFLNLALKSLKNRSLASILTVISIALSVTLLLSVERAKRAAEDGFTQTISQTDLIVGARSGPTQLILYTVFNMGNATHNISYQTYQDIKKNPAIEWTIPYSLGDGHRGFRVVGTTNDFFDHYRFRGDGKIELQEGKTLEGLWDVVIGADVARKLGYKLGQKIVVAHGVTHGEGIQKHDDKPFTVVGIMKPTGTALDQSLYVSLEGIEAMHIDWKDGAAPTPETAIGADKIKKEDIKIDQITAFFLRTKSRIDTLRLQREINNYKEEPLLAIIPGVTLSELWHSLSYVEQVLKAISWMVVAVGFMAMLIALTTSLNERRREMAILRALGASTTKILALLVFESTLLTLAGIVLGTAIAMIGTAILRPWLEVEFGFYLEGGALGTTEIVYLLATLVGGILIGLIPAYRAQKMALKDGLSVKI, from the coding sequence ATGGTCTTTTTAAATCTTGCTCTCAAATCCCTCAAAAATCGCTCGTTGGCTTCGATCCTGACAGTGATCTCGATTGCGCTCAGTGTGACCTTGCTTTTGTCTGTGGAGCGCGCAAAGCGTGCCGCTGAAGACGGTTTCACACAAACCATCAGTCAGACAGATTTGATCGTTGGCGCGCGCAGTGGCCCGACACAGTTGATTCTATATACTGTGTTCAATATGGGAAATGCCACTCACAATATTTCCTATCAGACGTATCAGGACATCAAAAAGAATCCGGCGATTGAATGGACGATTCCGTACTCTTTAGGCGACGGGCATCGTGGCTTCCGCGTCGTTGGTACGACCAATGATTTCTTTGATCATTATCGTTTCCGTGGCGATGGCAAGATCGAATTGCAAGAGGGAAAAACTCTCGAGGGCCTTTGGGATGTTGTCATCGGTGCCGATGTCGCGCGCAAGCTCGGCTATAAGCTCGGTCAGAAAATCGTCGTCGCCCACGGTGTGACTCACGGTGAAGGCATTCAAAAGCACGACGACAAACCGTTTACGGTGGTCGGTATCATGAAGCCGACAGGCACGGCCCTGGATCAGTCCTTGTATGTGAGCCTCGAGGGAATCGAAGCCATGCACATCGACTGGAAAGATGGCGCAGCTCCAACTCCTGAAACAGCGATCGGGGCTGATAAGATCAAAAAAGAAGATATCAAGATTGATCAGATCACGGCGTTCTTCTTAAGAACCAAGTCGCGCATCGATACGTTGCGACTCCAGCGTGAGATCAATAACTACAAAGAAGAGCCATTGCTCGCGATCATTCCAGGGGTGACTCTGAGTGAGCTTTGGCACAGTCTTTCTTACGTCGAGCAGGTGCTGAAAGCCATCTCGTGGATGGTGGTCGCTGTTGGTTTCATGGCGATGCTGATTGCGCTGACCACAAGCCTGAACGAACGTCGCCGTGAGATGGCCATTCTTCGTGCGCTCGGTGCGAGCACCACCAAGATTTTGGCTCTCCTTGTCTTTGAATCGACACTTCTGACTCTGGCGGGGATTGTGTTAGGGACCGCGATTGCGATGATCGGGACTGCGATCTTGCGCCCTTGGCTTGAAGTGGAATTCGGTTTCTACCTCGAAGGTGGGGCCCTCGGTACGACGGAGATTGTTTACCTCTTGGCAACTCTAGTTGGTGGTATTCTCATCGGCTTGATCCCGGCATATCGCGCTCAAAAGATGGCTCTCAAAGATGGCCTCAGCGTTAAGATTTAA
- a CDS encoding glutathione S-transferase family protein has protein sequence MKLIIGDKNLSTWSWRVWLALHSYGIPFDEVVIKLNQDNTTEEILKYSPTARVPFLIDGKNGIWDSLAINEYLNDKYPEKQMWPKDINERAWARAVVCEMHSGFADLRKKMPGDIKKRLTQFDSSSVAGDVARIQEIWTECRKAHQSKGPYLFGEWSLADCFYAPVVFRFQTYAVKLEGLALEYSKAMLSHPSMKELEKQALAEV, from the coding sequence ATGAAGCTTATTATCGGTGATAAAAATCTATCGACTTGGTCTTGGCGCGTTTGGCTCGCTTTGCATTCTTACGGCATTCCGTTTGATGAGGTCGTGATTAAACTCAATCAAGACAACACCACTGAAGAGATTTTGAAATACTCCCCGACAGCTCGCGTGCCTTTCCTGATTGATGGTAAAAATGGTATCTGGGATTCTTTGGCTATCAACGAATACCTTAACGACAAGTATCCTGAAAAACAAATGTGGCCAAAAGATATCAACGAGCGTGCTTGGGCTCGCGCGGTGGTTTGTGAAATGCATTCGGGTTTTGCTGATCTTCGCAAGAAAATGCCGGGCGATATCAAAAAGCGCCTGACTCAGTTCGACTCCTCTTCAGTGGCTGGCGACGTTGCCCGCATTCAAGAGATCTGGACTGAATGTCGCAAGGCTCATCAATCAAAAGGACCGTATTTATTTGGTGAATGGAGTTTGGCGGATTGTTTCTATGCGCCGGTGGTCTTCCGTTTTCAAACCTATGCAGTGAAATTAGAAGGCCTGGCTTTGGAATACTCTAAGGCCATGCTCTCACACCCTTCGATGAAAGAGCTTGAGAAGCAGGCCTTAGCAGAAGTTTAA